In the Bordetella genomosp. 10 genome, one interval contains:
- a CDS encoding CaiB/BaiF CoA transferase family protein — protein sequence MTQNQTATVDTPAAKPGALSGIRVLDLTRVRAGPSCVRQFADWGADVIKIESPEYMEVSDAWGGWRDGADFQNLHRNKRSLSLNMKDPRGLRIFHELVKTADVVAENFRPDVKFRLGIDYETLKEINPGIVYVSISGFGQDGPYARRPGFDHIVQGMGGMMSINGYPENGPTRVGIAVADTGAGLYSALGVMTALLERQKSGLGQWVQVSLLEAMIAMLDFQGARWLMEKEIPAQAGNNHPTSIPTGVYPTADGHVTIAAGEQAMFKRLAKALDREDWLAQPAFATEDARSEHRHEVNDAIAAITRRKSSAEWLEIFEAGGVAAGPIYRMNEVFADEQVRHLGIAKPLMHRTRGPIEVIGQPFSLSRTPSRVETAAPTRGEHNDEVLREIGYTSDAIQSLRQDGVI from the coding sequence GTGACCCAAAACCAAACCGCTACCGTCGATACGCCCGCTGCCAAGCCCGGTGCGTTGTCGGGAATACGGGTACTGGACCTGACCCGCGTCCGGGCCGGCCCCAGTTGCGTCCGGCAATTCGCCGACTGGGGCGCCGACGTGATCAAGATTGAAAGCCCCGAATACATGGAGGTCAGCGACGCCTGGGGAGGCTGGCGCGATGGCGCCGATTTCCAGAACCTGCATCGCAACAAGCGATCCCTCAGCCTGAACATGAAGGATCCCCGTGGCCTGAGGATCTTCCACGAACTGGTGAAGACGGCCGACGTCGTGGCGGAGAACTTCCGGCCCGACGTCAAGTTCCGGCTCGGCATCGACTATGAGACGTTGAAGGAAATCAATCCGGGCATCGTCTACGTCAGCATTTCCGGTTTTGGCCAGGACGGGCCGTATGCCAGGCGTCCCGGCTTCGACCACATCGTGCAGGGCATGGGCGGGATGATGAGCATCAACGGCTATCCCGAAAACGGGCCGACCCGCGTGGGGATAGCCGTCGCCGATACGGGCGCGGGCCTCTACAGCGCCCTGGGCGTCATGACCGCGTTGCTGGAACGGCAGAAGTCGGGCCTGGGGCAATGGGTGCAAGTGTCCTTGCTCGAGGCGATGATCGCCATGCTGGACTTCCAGGGAGCGCGCTGGCTCATGGAAAAGGAGATTCCCGCCCAGGCGGGCAACAACCATCCCACATCGATTCCGACCGGCGTCTATCCGACGGCGGACGGCCACGTGACCATCGCGGCCGGCGAGCAGGCGATGTTCAAGCGCCTCGCCAAGGCGCTGGACCGGGAAGACTGGCTGGCGCAGCCCGCCTTCGCGACGGAAGACGCCCGGTCCGAGCATCGCCACGAGGTCAATGACGCCATCGCCGCGATCACCCGGCGGAAAAGCAGCGCGGAATGGCTGGAGATATTCGAGGCGGGCGGCGTGGCCGCCGGCCCCATCTACAGGATGAACGAGGTGTTCGCGGACGAACAGGTCCGGCACCTCGGCATCGCGAAACCGCTCATGCATCGCACGCGCGGCCCCATCGAGGTGATAGGCCAGCCCTTTTCCCTGAGCCGCACGCCCAGCCGGGTGGAGACGGCCGCGCCCACCCGCGGGGAACACAACGACGAAGTATTGCGGGAGATCGGATACACCAGCGACGCCATTCAGTCCTTGCGGCAGGACGGAGTGATATAG
- a CDS encoding MmgE/PrpD family protein — protein sequence MKADGNDLPDSLGSKLAQAVAALAYEDLGPEVVRTLKYFTLDTLGVIGGAARAPGMAELLAAMADLESGGRARLLLNGSPASPAAAALANGAAAHALDFDDQHDPARVHAFCVVLPAVLATLPSAGGKVDGRGLLAALAVGVEVFCRLGLVCHNSLGKGWHPTTALGTLAAAVAAAKVMGLDARATLHALGLAFTQMSGTTQFIADGALAKRLGPGFAARSGVLAAHLARRGITGPWRFLEGQAGLFELYERGEVEPALLLEGWGSHWRLLELSMKPYPCCRCVHTVIQLALQCREQGIAAGDIVEGVIELGKVNRQIVGARFDRDHPNPVVHAQFNAAYAFATALVDGSVGIRSFTAEQVRREATAWASRLRTVDAGDIPPTAVPPARVTLTLASGRTVQVERWKMKGAPDDPMSEDEILAKFRAAMQWGVQPGEAALARLQGSVMALETLPDAGEVVERFLACRG from the coding sequence ATGAAGGCGGATGGAAACGATTTGCCCGATTCGCTGGGCAGCAAGCTGGCGCAGGCCGTGGCGGCGCTGGCCTATGAGGATCTCGGCCCGGAGGTCGTGCGGACCCTCAAGTACTTTACGCTCGATACGCTGGGCGTCATCGGCGGCGCCGCCCGCGCGCCGGGCATGGCCGAGCTGCTGGCCGCCATGGCCGACCTGGAAAGCGGCGGCCGTGCCCGGCTGCTGCTCAATGGCAGCCCGGCCAGCCCGGCCGCGGCCGCGCTGGCCAACGGCGCGGCGGCCCACGCGCTCGATTTCGACGACCAGCACGATCCCGCCCGGGTGCATGCCTTTTGTGTCGTGTTGCCGGCGGTATTGGCGACGCTGCCGTCGGCCGGGGGGAAGGTGGACGGCCGTGGCCTGTTGGCTGCCCTGGCCGTGGGGGTGGAGGTCTTTTGCCGGTTGGGCCTGGTTTGCCATAACTCGCTGGGCAAGGGATGGCATCCCACCACCGCGCTCGGCACGCTGGCGGCCGCCGTCGCCGCGGCCAAGGTCATGGGGCTCGATGCGCGGGCCACGCTGCATGCGCTGGGGTTGGCTTTCACGCAGATGAGCGGGACCACGCAATTCATTGCCGACGGCGCCCTGGCCAAGCGGCTGGGACCGGGTTTCGCCGCCCGCTCGGGTGTGCTGGCCGCGCACCTGGCCAGGCGCGGCATCACGGGGCCATGGCGTTTCCTGGAAGGCCAGGCGGGGCTGTTCGAGCTTTATGAGCGCGGCGAGGTTGAGCCGGCGCTGCTGCTCGAGGGCTGGGGCAGCCATTGGCGGCTCCTGGAACTGAGCATGAAGCCGTATCCGTGCTGCCGGTGCGTGCATACCGTCATCCAGCTTGCGCTGCAATGCCGCGAGCAGGGGATCGCCGCCGGGGATATCGTCGAAGGCGTGATCGAACTGGGCAAAGTGAACCGCCAGATCGTCGGTGCCCGCTTCGATCGCGACCATCCCAACCCTGTCGTCCATGCACAGTTCAATGCCGCCTATGCCTTCGCGACCGCGCTCGTCGACGGCAGCGTCGGCATCCGGAGCTTTACCGCGGAACAGGTGCGCCGCGAGGCGACGGCGTGGGCGTCGCGCCTGCGCACCGTGGACGCCGGGGATATCCCGCCCACGGCGGTGCCGCCGGCCCGCGTGACGTTGACATTGGCCTCGGGCCGTACCGTCCAGGTAGAGCGCTGGAAAATGAAGGGCGCTCCCGATGATCCGATGTCCGAAGACGAAATCCTGGCGAAGTTCCGGGCCGCGATGCAGTGGGGAGTGCAGCCGGGGGAAGCGGCGCTTGCCCGCTTGCAGGGGAGCGTGATGGCGTTGGAGACGCTACCCGATGCGGGGGAAGTGGTTGAGCGTTTTCTGGCGTGCAGGGGGTAG
- a CDS encoding enoyl-CoA hydratase, translating into MSQDNAPILALKDGPIGWLVFNHPAKHNAVSLEMAAMVPPIVADFEADPDIRVVIVKGAGDRAFIAGSNISNFDAIRADAEANRKYQEISQGSYDSIYHCEKPTIAMIRGYCMGGGMDYAASCDIRICSSDSVFAIPAVKLGLGYGYQGQIRLNRLIGGSRARDLYFTGRRYSAEEALRCGMVHDMVPPEELDAHVRRYAMGIAENAPLTIKALKQVFLELECDPAERDMQRAHALIAACYESEDYKEGKKAFAEKRAPRFRGK; encoded by the coding sequence ATGTCACAGGATAACGCGCCGATCCTGGCGCTGAAGGACGGGCCGATCGGCTGGCTGGTGTTCAACCACCCGGCGAAACATAATGCCGTGTCCCTCGAAATGGCGGCGATGGTCCCGCCCATCGTCGCGGATTTCGAGGCAGATCCGGACATACGCGTGGTGATCGTGAAAGGGGCGGGAGACCGGGCATTCATCGCGGGATCGAATATCTCCAATTTCGACGCCATCCGCGCTGACGCGGAGGCGAACAGGAAATACCAGGAGATCAGCCAGGGCTCGTACGACTCGATCTACCATTGCGAGAAGCCGACGATCGCGATGATCCGGGGTTATTGCATGGGCGGCGGCATGGACTACGCCGCCAGTTGCGACATCCGTATCTGCTCCAGCGATTCGGTCTTCGCGATTCCCGCCGTCAAGCTGGGGCTGGGGTATGGCTATCAGGGCCAGATCCGCCTGAATCGCCTGATCGGCGGCAGCCGGGCGCGGGACTTGTACTTCACGGGCAGGCGCTATAGCGCGGAAGAAGCCCTGCGCTGCGGCATGGTGCACGATATGGTGCCGCCGGAGGAGCTGGACGCGCACGTCCGGCGGTACGCGATGGGCATCGCGGAGAACGCCCCCCTTACCATCAAGGCGCTGAAGCAAGTCTTTCTCGAACTGGAGTGCGACCCCGCCGAACGGGACATGCAGCGCGCCCATGCCCTCATTGCGGCGTGCTACGAGAGCGAGGACTACAAGGAAGGGAAGAAAGCCTTTGCCGAGAAAAGGGCGCCCAGGTTCCGGGGCAAGTAG
- a CDS encoding helix-turn-helix domain-containing protein: MQPHPAPSAPIVFAQSSVLPRRPDDMLRGRSSARCTSCALQPACLEAETCEQMESAGASLNSGWRMVRRGQPLYRAGDEFSHLYAVVSGSLKTVLFHSEGREQICGFPSVGDLLGMDGIDAGRHACDAIALEDTQVCVIPFSMLEQRCRQAAATQHHLLRLMSAEIVREQRFFMLLGRMSADERLASFLVGTSNKLSARGYSPSEFHLRMTREDIGNHLGMKLETVSRTFSKFQAQGWISVRQKHVTLHDVDALRALSCQ, encoded by the coding sequence ATGCAGCCCCATCCCGCGCCCAGCGCTCCGATCGTCTTCGCCCAGTCGTCCGTCCTGCCCCGCCGCCCGGACGACATGCTGCGCGGCCGGAGCAGCGCGCGCTGCACGAGCTGCGCCCTCCAGCCCGCCTGCCTCGAAGCGGAAACCTGCGAACAAATGGAGTCGGCCGGCGCCTCGCTGAACTCCGGCTGGCGCATGGTCCGGCGCGGCCAGCCCCTGTATCGCGCCGGCGACGAATTCAGCCATTTGTACGCGGTGGTGTCCGGCTCCCTGAAGACCGTGCTGTTCCATAGCGAAGGCCGCGAGCAGATCTGCGGCTTTCCCAGCGTCGGCGACCTGCTCGGCATGGACGGCATCGACGCCGGCCGCCATGCCTGCGACGCCATCGCGCTGGAAGACACCCAGGTCTGCGTGATTCCCTTCAGCATGCTCGAACAGCGCTGCCGCCAGGCCGCCGCCACCCAGCACCACCTGCTGCGCCTGATGAGCGCGGAGATCGTCCGCGAGCAGCGTTTCTTCATGCTGCTGGGCCGCATGTCGGCCGACGAGCGCCTGGCGTCCTTCCTGGTGGGCACGTCGAACAAGTTGTCGGCGCGCGGCTACTCGCCGTCCGAATTCCACCTGCGCATGACCCGCGAGGACATCGGCAATCACCTGGGCATGAAGCTGGAGACCGTCAGCCGCACGTTCTCCAAGTTCCAGGCGCAGGGCTGGATCAGCGTCCGCCAGAAGCACGTCACGCTGCACGACGTGGACGCCCTGCGCGCCCTGTCCTGCCAGTAG
- a CDS encoding Bug family tripartite tricarboxylate transporter substrate binding protein, with protein sequence MRKLFYFLGLITLCATTRAHAAWPEHPVKLIVPYAPGGTTDIIARVIAQHFPDVLGQTLIVENKPGAGGTIGATFVANSAPDGYTLVFGTPVTHATAKSFYPKLGYDPEKSFTPVFLIGSVPNVVLVNRKLGVNSVAELTALAKSRPDTINYGSAGYGSTTHLSGELFQHLSGAHIRHVPYRGSGPALTDLQGGQIQLMFENAPTALPLANSEFVKAIAVTAPQRIKAAPELPTVAEAGVPGYEVVAWYGLFGPASMDPAVAARLNTAFNKIMAMPDVARRMDELGLITAGGAASDLGTLVHKEVIRWNDVIKAAGLKPLD encoded by the coding sequence ATGCGCAAACTGTTTTATTTCCTGGGCCTAATCACCCTATGTGCAACCACGCGGGCCCATGCCGCATGGCCGGAACATCCGGTCAAGCTGATCGTGCCTTATGCACCGGGCGGCACCACCGACATCATCGCGCGCGTCATCGCGCAGCATTTCCCGGACGTCCTCGGCCAGACCCTGATCGTGGAGAACAAGCCCGGCGCCGGCGGCACGATAGGCGCGACGTTCGTCGCCAACAGCGCGCCGGATGGCTACACGCTCGTGTTCGGCACGCCGGTCACCCACGCCACCGCCAAGTCGTTCTACCCGAAGCTGGGCTACGACCCCGAGAAGAGCTTTACCCCCGTGTTCCTGATCGGCTCGGTGCCCAATGTGGTGCTGGTCAACCGGAAGCTGGGCGTGAACTCGGTCGCCGAGTTGACGGCGCTGGCCAAGTCCAGGCCCGACACCATCAACTATGGATCGGCGGGATATGGGTCGACGACGCATCTCAGCGGCGAACTGTTTCAGCATCTGAGCGGCGCCCACATCCGGCACGTGCCCTACCGCGGCAGCGGCCCCGCCCTGACCGACCTCCAAGGCGGCCAGATCCAGTTGATGTTCGAAAACGCCCCCACGGCGCTGCCGCTGGCGAATAGCGAGTTCGTCAAGGCGATCGCCGTGACGGCGCCCCAGCGCATCAAGGCCGCGCCGGAGCTGCCCACGGTGGCCGAGGCGGGCGTGCCGGGCTATGAAGTCGTCGCCTGGTACGGCTTGTTCGGCCCGGCAAGCATGGACCCCGCGGTCGCCGCCAGGCTGAACACGGCTTTCAACAAGATCATGGCCATGCCGGACGTCGCCAGGCGCATGGATGAACTCGGGCTTATTACCGCCGGCGGAGCGGCCTCCGATCTGGGCACGCTGGTCCATAAGGAAGTCATCCGCTGGAACGACGTCATCAAGGCGGCCGGCTTGAAGCCGCTGGACTGA
- a CDS encoding hydantoinase/oxoprolinase family protein has translation MTTRTYSLGIDIGGTFTDVVLYCNESGRCHAHKELTTPHAPHRGVIAGVQHLFSRESIAYADVNRVVHATTLFTNALIERKGAPTGLITTAGFADTLEIARENKYELYDLHIELPKPLLERRTRLEVAERLSPAGEVEIPMNEEDVLACARQFSEAGIKSIAIVFLHAYANPVHEIRARALIAERYPDLFVSISSEVSPQIREYERTVTTVANAYVKPLADGYLALMTEELKNLGVAAPLFMMLSNGGLTHVDEAKRVPIQLLESGPAAGALAGAFFGEQAGIADILAFDMGGTTAKLALVQSGKPVIAHRFEASREKRLTEGSGLPISISTVELIEIGAGGGSLARMDELGLLKVGPESASSDPGPACYGRGGKQATVTDANLILGYLDPAAFAGGTMSIDAGLAEAALQPIADKAGMPVSELAWGVHSIVNENMAAAARVHVAERGHHAPDFSLLLTGGGGPLHGCEIARRLGIDRVICPPAAGVASALGLLMAPARVDRMVTVARRMSRVDWAELEAAYAALEADARRVVLETLGQGGAEPELRRAADLRFVGQGFEVITDLPAGPYDAAIETAIREAFVAAYLQSFGRLPPVGDIEIINIRVAATAAAGSGALQADAPTVGAAHAQAGTRKVWVDAMRSHQEVPVYRRQALRIGQRLAGPAVVQEASSTLVLPAGSKAFVHETGSLLISLSGRLETQPTPTDAAMA, from the coding sequence ATGACTACTCGCACCTATTCCCTGGGCATCGACATTGGCGGCACGTTCACCGACGTCGTGCTCTATTGCAACGAATCCGGCCGCTGCCACGCGCACAAGGAGTTGACCACGCCGCACGCCCCGCACCGCGGCGTCATCGCCGGCGTGCAGCATCTCTTCTCGCGGGAGTCCATCGCCTATGCCGACGTCAATCGCGTCGTCCATGCGACCACCCTGTTCACCAATGCGCTGATCGAGCGCAAGGGGGCGCCCACGGGCTTGATCACGACGGCGGGATTCGCCGATACGCTGGAAATCGCGCGCGAAAACAAATACGAACTGTACGATCTGCATATCGAACTGCCCAAGCCGCTGCTGGAACGGCGCACCCGCCTGGAAGTCGCCGAGCGTCTCTCGCCCGCCGGCGAGGTGGAGATTCCGATGAACGAGGAGGACGTCCTCGCCTGCGCCAGGCAGTTCTCGGAGGCCGGTATCAAGTCCATCGCCATCGTTTTTCTGCACGCCTACGCCAATCCAGTCCATGAAATCCGCGCCCGCGCGTTGATCGCGGAGCGGTATCCGGACCTTTTCGTATCGATCTCTTCCGAGGTGTCCCCGCAGATCCGGGAATATGAGCGGACCGTCACCACGGTGGCGAACGCCTATGTGAAGCCCCTGGCCGACGGCTACCTGGCCTTGATGACCGAGGAGCTGAAGAACCTGGGCGTCGCCGCGCCGCTTTTCATGATGTTGTCCAACGGCGGCCTGACGCACGTGGACGAGGCGAAGCGGGTGCCGATACAACTGCTGGAATCCGGCCCCGCTGCGGGCGCCCTGGCGGGCGCGTTCTTCGGCGAGCAGGCGGGCATCGCGGATATCCTGGCGTTCGACATGGGCGGCACGACCGCCAAGCTCGCCCTCGTGCAATCGGGAAAACCGGTCATCGCCCATCGCTTCGAGGCCAGCCGCGAGAAGCGCCTGACGGAGGGCAGCGGCCTGCCCATTTCGATCAGCACCGTGGAACTCATCGAGATCGGCGCGGGCGGCGGCAGCCTGGCCCGCATGGACGAACTCGGATTGCTCAAGGTCGGCCCGGAGAGCGCCAGCTCGGACCCCGGTCCCGCCTGCTACGGCCGCGGCGGCAAGCAGGCAACCGTCACCGACGCCAACCTGATCCTCGGCTACCTGGACCCCGCCGCCTTTGCGGGCGGAACCATGTCCATCGACGCCGGCTTGGCCGAGGCGGCCTTGCAGCCGATTGCCGACAAGGCCGGCATGCCGGTGAGCGAGTTGGCGTGGGGCGTGCATTCCATCGTCAATGAGAACATGGCCGCCGCCGCCCGCGTCCACGTCGCCGAACGGGGGCATCACGCGCCCGATTTCTCATTGCTGCTCACCGGCGGCGGCGGCCCGCTGCACGGCTGCGAGATCGCTCGCCGTCTCGGCATCGACCGCGTCATCTGTCCGCCCGCGGCGGGCGTTGCCTCCGCGCTGGGCCTGCTGATGGCGCCCGCGCGCGTCGATCGCATGGTGACGGTGGCCAGGCGGATGAGCCGCGTGGACTGGGCCGAACTCGAAGCCGCGTACGCGGCGCTGGAAGCGGACGCGCGCCGCGTCGTGCTGGAGACGCTGGGCCAGGGCGGCGCCGAGCCGGAACTCAGGCGCGCGGCGGATCTACGGTTTGTCGGCCAAGGTTTCGAAGTCATCACGGACCTGCCCGCCGGCCCCTACGACGCGGCCATCGAAACGGCCATCCGCGAGGCCTTCGTCGCGGCCTACCTGCAAAGTTTCGGCCGTCTGCCGCCGGTGGGCGATATCGAGATCATCAATATCCGGGTAGCCGCCACGGCCGCCGCCGGCAGCGGCGCCTTGCAGGCCGATGCGCCCACGGTCGGCGCCGCCCATGCACAGGCAGGAACCCGCAAGGTCTGGGTGGACGCCATGCGCAGCCATCAGGAAGTCCCCGTCTATCGACGCCAGGCGTTGCGCATCGGCCAACGGCTGGCCGGCCCGGCCGTCGTGCAGGAAGCGTCATCGACCTTGGTGCTGCCCGCCGGATCGAAGGCATTCGTTCATGAAACCGGAAGTTTGCTGATCAGCTTGTCGGGCCGTCTGGAGACGCAGCCCACGCCGACCGACGCGGCCATGGCCTGA
- a CDS encoding ABC transporter ATP-binding protein, with product MARLSVSGVSKHFGSMPVLREQSLDVEEGEFVALLGPSGCGKSTLLQIINGLLLPDAGDVRLDGEDITGRTGHGRGMVFQGSDLLPWRSALDNVAFGLEVVGVPKAERRARARDYLHRVGLAGFEDAWPHQLSGGMQQRVGIARAFCIQPALLLMDEPFGALDVQTRDTLQDELLAIWEAEPKMVVFVTHGIEEALYLADRILVYSKRPARVLREIRVPFERPRRESMKLDPRFLALRKEISELLRHDASAHAA from the coding sequence ATGGCGAGGCTGAGCGTATCGGGCGTTTCCAAGCATTTCGGCTCGATGCCGGTATTGCGCGAGCAATCGCTGGATGTCGAGGAAGGCGAGTTCGTGGCGCTGCTCGGGCCGTCCGGCTGCGGCAAGTCGACGCTGCTGCAGATCATCAATGGCTTGCTGCTGCCCGATGCGGGGGATGTCCGGCTCGACGGCGAGGACATCACCGGCCGCACGGGCCATGGACGCGGCATGGTGTTCCAGGGATCCGACCTGCTGCCCTGGCGCTCCGCGCTGGACAACGTGGCTTTCGGCCTGGAGGTGGTCGGCGTGCCCAAGGCCGAGCGCCGCGCTCGCGCCCGCGACTATCTGCACCGCGTCGGCCTGGCGGGGTTCGAGGACGCGTGGCCGCACCAGTTGTCCGGCGGCATGCAGCAGCGCGTGGGTATCGCGCGGGCCTTCTGCATCCAACCTGCGTTGCTGCTCATGGACGAGCCTTTCGGCGCGCTCGATGTGCAGACGCGGGACACCTTGCAGGACGAATTGCTGGCCATCTGGGAGGCCGAGCCCAAGATGGTCGTCTTCGTGACGCATGGCATCGAAGAGGCGCTGTACCTGGCCGATCGCATCCTGGTCTACAGCAAGCGGCCGGCGCGTGTGTTGAGGGAGATCCGCGTGCCGTTCGAGCGGCCGCGGCGCGAATCCATGAAGCTCGACCCGCGCTTTCTGGCGCTGCGCAAGGAGATTTCCGAACTCCTGCGCCACGACGCCTCGGCGCATGCGGCTTGA
- a CDS encoding class II aldolase/adducin family protein, translating into MDERHAGNKSLYTEREWAARCELAALYRLVAHFRMTDLIYTHISLKVPGSDDLFLVNRYGVLFHEMTASDLVKVDIEGNVHDENPESRRLNAAGFTIHSAVHMAREDIHCVIHTHTQAGIAVSAQKQGLLPISQHSLRFYKALGYHDYEGFAVDLDERKRLATDLGAFKAMILRNHGLLTVGETAAEAFSYMFFLERACQVQIAAQSGGAELVYPAQDVMDHTASQWQNRGAEDWYYKLFWDACLQTIHDQRNDYCR; encoded by the coding sequence ATGGACGAACGACATGCAGGCAACAAATCGCTCTATACGGAACGGGAGTGGGCAGCGCGTTGCGAGCTGGCGGCGCTGTATCGCCTGGTTGCCCACTTCCGCATGACCGATCTCATCTATACGCACATCAGCCTGAAGGTCCCGGGCAGCGACGACCTGTTCCTGGTAAACCGCTATGGCGTGCTTTTTCACGAGATGACCGCCAGCGACCTCGTGAAGGTCGATATCGAAGGCAACGTCCACGACGAGAATCCGGAAAGCCGGCGCCTGAACGCGGCGGGCTTCACCATTCATTCGGCGGTGCACATGGCGCGCGAGGATATCCATTGCGTCATCCACACCCACACGCAGGCGGGCATCGCGGTATCGGCCCAGAAGCAGGGGTTGCTGCCCATCAGCCAGCATTCCCTGCGCTTCTACAAGGCGCTGGGCTATCACGACTACGAAGGCTTCGCCGTGGACCTGGACGAGCGCAAGCGGCTGGCCACGGACCTCGGCGCCTTCAAGGCCATGATCCTGCGCAACCACGGCCTGCTGACCGTCGGCGAAACGGCGGCCGAGGCATTCAGCTACATGTTCTTCCTGGAGCGGGCCTGCCAGGTCCAGATCGCCGCGCAGTCCGGCGGCGCGGAACTGGTCTACCCGGCCCAGGACGTGATGGACCATACGGCGAGCCAATGGCAGAACCGCGGCGCCGAGGACTGGTACTACAAGCTATTCTGGGACGCCTGCCTGCAGACGATACATGACCAGCGAAACGACTACTGCCGCTAG
- a CDS encoding Bug family tripartite tricarboxylate transporter substrate binding protein, whose product MKMHAIVFGMLAVALASSTAAGAESYPSHQVRVVVPYTAGGSADLLGRIVAQKLSEKYKQAFVVENRPGAGGHIGADFVAKAAPDGYTLVVGTIPIHSAYKLYPKLGYDPAKDLVAVSIIGEFPSLLIVNRDLPVKTVQDLVALSKKHPLFYGSAGVGSATHLGAALFNQVAGTTMQHVPYRGSSAAATDLMAGQIQVMFENLPTAVPLAQTGRARAIAVTSKERSPSLPDVPTVAESGEPDYSFTAWYTIAAPAGTPPAITQQLSRDIDQIVHSDALKAKWAEMGVTPVGGTVADNTAYIARQTELWTRIIQKLHITAE is encoded by the coding sequence ATGAAAATGCACGCTATTGTCTTCGGCATGCTGGCCGTCGCGCTCGCATCGTCCACCGCGGCCGGGGCCGAATCCTATCCATCGCATCAGGTCCGGGTGGTCGTCCCGTACACGGCCGGTGGATCCGCCGATCTGCTGGGCCGCATCGTCGCCCAGAAACTGAGCGAGAAGTACAAGCAGGCCTTCGTGGTGGAAAACCGCCCGGGCGCCGGCGGCCACATCGGCGCGGACTTCGTCGCCAAGGCAGCGCCGGACGGCTACACCTTGGTGGTGGGCACCATACCCATCCATTCCGCCTACAAACTCTATCCGAAGCTGGGTTACGACCCCGCCAAGGATCTCGTGGCGGTCAGCATCATCGGGGAGTTTCCCAGCCTCCTCATCGTGAATCGCGACCTGCCGGTCAAAACGGTGCAGGATCTGGTCGCGCTGTCGAAGAAGCATCCGCTTTTCTATGGGTCGGCGGGCGTCGGGTCGGCGACCCACCTCGGCGCCGCGTTATTCAATCAGGTCGCGGGCACGACCATGCAGCACGTTCCCTACCGGGGCAGTTCCGCTGCCGCGACGGACCTGATGGCCGGCCAGATCCAGGTCATGTTCGAGAACCTCCCCACGGCGGTTCCCCTGGCGCAGACCGGCCGGGCCAGGGCCATCGCCGTCACGTCGAAGGAGCGCAGCCCCAGCCTGCCCGACGTGCCCACGGTCGCCGAGTCCGGCGAGCCGGACTATTCCTTCACCGCCTGGTACACGATAGCCGCGCCCGCGGGCACGCCGCCGGCCATTACGCAGCAGTTGAGCCGTGACATCGACCAGATTGTCCACTCGGACGCCCTGAAGGCGAAGTGGGCCGAGATGGGCGTGACGCCCGTCGGCGGAACCGTGGCGGACAACACCGCCTATATCGCCAGGCAGACCGAACTGTGGACCCGCATCATCCAGAAGCTACACATCACCGCGGAGTAA